A section of the Xiphias gladius isolate SHS-SW01 ecotype Sanya breed wild chromosome 8, ASM1685928v1, whole genome shotgun sequence genome encodes:
- the wee1 gene encoding wee1-like protein kinase, which translates to MSSYSRHRHGSPSPKTMPIRQKLQFTSSDGEDDPIEDVNNSAGAESGFTEIDSPMPVRRDTSDKRLDGSSSPLNQSGGEDYVELWDEDSFGSPSHLRSPRSVIFANCSPSPRKISRLYGGSPEQSYVQDDGEGSSSPIPDCPDTPPHKTFRKLRLFDTPHTPKSLLSRARGSGPGSSSRRVALFKNVEPSGKSITDSNRRQQTPLVNFNPFTPDSLLIQSATQQRNNRKRAHWNDSCGEDMEASDGEGEEEVLPPSKRITMMESNMMSRYTSEFLELEKIGCGEFGAVFKCVKRLDGCIYAIKRSKKPLAGSVDEQNALREVYAHAVLGQHPHVVRYYSAWAEDDHMLIQNEYCNGGTLSDVIAENYRRLSYLTELELKDLLLQVTRGLKYIHSTSLVHMDIKPSNIFISRKSGTSCGECDEDEGLTTSIVYKIGDLGHVTRVNNPQVEEGDSRYLANEVLQEDYSNLMRADIFALALTVVSASGAEPLPTNGDKWHEIRQGKLPAIPQVLSPEFLSLLKLMIHPDPTRRPSTSDLIKHPVLLTAARMSADQLRVELNAEKFKNALLQKELKKAQLARAAAEEKVLSTERVQTRSTVQSNPRTSRLIGKKMNRSVSLTIY; encoded by the exons ATGTCGAGCTACAGTCGCCATCGGCACGGATCCCCCTCCCCGAAAACAATGCCGATTCGTCAAAAATTACAGTTCACATCCAGCGACGGGGAGGACGACCCCATTGAGGACGTTAACAACAGCGCCGGAGCAGAGTCTGGCTTCACGGAGATAGACTCCCCGATGCCAGTGCGACGGGACACCTCCGACAAACGGCTGgacggcagcagcagccccCTGAACCAGTCCGGCGGGGAGGACTACGTGGAACTGTGGGACGAGGACAGCTTCGGCTCGCCATCTCACCTGCGGTCCCCGAGAAGTGTTATCTTTGCCAACTGCTCGCCGTCACCGAGGAAAATTTCTCGGCTGTATGGCGGGTCACCGGAGCAGTCCTACGTCCAGGACGACGGCGAGGGCTCCAGCTCCCCGATCCCAGACTGCCCCGACACACCTCCGCACAAAACCTTCAGAAAACTCCGGCTTTTTGACACACCGCACACACCAAAG AGTTTGTTGTCCAGAGCCAGGGGCTCTGGCCCGGGATCCTCCAGCAGGAGAGTCGCCCTGTTCAAGAATGTGGAGCCTTCGGGAAAGTCAATCACAGACAGCAACAGGAGACAGCAGACCCCTCTGGTCAACTTTAACCCCTTCACCCCCGACTCCCTCCTCATCCAGTCTGCCACGCAGCAGAGAAACAACAGGAAGCGGGCACACTGGAATGA CTCTTGCGGAGAAGACATGGAGGCAAGTGAtggtgagggagaggaggaggtccTCCCACCATCCAAg AGGATCACCATGATGGAAAGCAACATGATGTCCCGGTACACCTCCGAGTTCCTCGAGCTGGAGAAGATCGGCTGCGGAGAGTTTGGTGCTGTGTTCAAGTGTGTGAAAAGACTAGACGGCTGCATCTACGCCATCAAGAGATCGAAGAAGCCTTTGGCGGGATCAGTAGATGA GCAGAACGCCTTGCGGGAGGTGTATGCCCACGCCGTGCTGGGCCAGCACCCCCACGTGGTGCGCTACTACTCGGCCTGGGCCGAGGACGACCACATGCTCATCCAGAACGAGTACTGCAACGGTGGCACACTGTCCGACGTCATCGCAGAGAACTACAGACGGCTCAGCTACCTGACGGAGCTGGAGCTGAAAGATCTGCTGCTACAAGTCACACGAGGACTCAAGTACATCCACTCTACATCTCTGGTGCACATGGACATCAAGCCCA GCAACATCTTTATTTCACGGAAATCTGGGACAAGCTGTGGTGAATGTGATGAGGATGAAGGTCTGACCACCAGCATCGTCTACAAAATCG GTGATCTCGGTCATGTGACAAGAGTGAACAATCCACAAGTGGAGGAGGGGGACAGCAGATACCTGGCCAACGAAGTTTTACAAGAG gactACAGTAACTTGATGAGGGCGGACATCTTTGCTCTGGCTCTGACTGTTGTCAGCGCCTCGGGGGCGGAGCCTCTTCCCACAAATGGAGACAAATGGCACGAGATCCGACAGGGGAAACTCCCCGCCATCCCTCAAGTGCTTTCTCCAGAGTTTCTCAGTCTCCTCAAG CTGATGATCCACCCTGACCCGACCAGACGACCGTCAACTTCGGACCTCATCAAACACCCGGTACTCCTCACCGCTGCCAGAATGAGCGCGGACCAGCTCCGGGTTGAACTCAACGCCGAGAAGTTCAAGAACGCCCTGCTACAAAA GGAGCTGAAGAAGGCCCAGCTGGCCAGGGCTGCGGCAGAGGAGAAGGTTTTGTCCACCGAA